The region CTGTCAGCTGCCATAAAAATCTGGCAGAGTGTGGCCCTGGGAACAGGTGGGGTCCAGTTCTGCTGAGGTGTAGCCTGCCTGCCAGGTTGTACAGGCTGACTGCTCACCCACCAGATTGGAATGTAGGGTCCTGTTTGGGCCAACAGGAAAGCTGCTATGGTCAGTCAACAGCTGGATGAAGGTAAGGAGAGGCTAAAAGGGCagtgcaacaaacaaacaaacaaagaaaacaaaaatcaacagcaGCTGTCCTGAGGGCTGCAGCCAAGGTAGCAAGGCAGGAGGCAGCACAGCAGAGCCTTAGCTTTCTGCTGCACAGACGCAGGAGAGCCTGCTGACCAACATCCTCTTGTCAGGGAAGGTGACACCCAGAAACACACATCTGGTACTTCCACTCCCACTtattcatccatctacccactcactcacccatccattcatctgccCACCCATCGATCCATCCACTTATAGTCACCAAATTCCTCTACACACTCTGGACAGCACTGTGGTGGGCTCCTGGGTGTCCGCTGTGAACAAGACAGGCGCTATCTGTGCCCCCTGCCAAGTCTCATTCATCCACCAGGAGGTGAATGTAGAGAGCCCATGAGCAAGGTCTTCAGATCTGAGCAGCCTGTCTTCTCCGGGGTATTCATGCCCCAGCTCAGCCCATCCCCCCACACTGTCCTCCTATACTCAGCTCACTTTAGGCCCATCGCAAAGGTCTCCAAGGAAGCAAGCTTGGCTTGCAGTTGAGTCATCCCACTAGGCTATAGCTGTCATTTGAGGGTCCCAATTCCATCCCTTACCAGCAGGCCTTACTCACATTCCACATGGCTGTGTGACTACTGACTACACAGGCCTACCAAGCAGGGACCTACAACCACCACCATGGCTCAACCTTGACCTTTCCAGACACCCGTCCTGCCCCCGGTACTCTAGGCTGTCTTGTCCTCACAGTTCTTTGGACTGGGGCAGAACACCCAAACAACAACCCGTGGATCAACTCCCCGGAAGCAGGACGTAGCTAGCCCCTGTTGTAGGCAGAAACAGAACTTCAAGGAGCAAACAGTACTTTTCCTCATCGGGTGCCCCACCTCACATGTCCTGGAAACTGGCACGCTGGGCACAGAATAAGGTGAAGCCATGGAGAAAGGATGTTGTCAGATTCCAGTGTCTCTGATACAGACACCAGGTCCCCTGTTGGgccaggcagagagacaggacaaGAGGAAACACGAGCTGTAAAATGATTCCCATGGGAGTAAAATGGGGTAGAagtggtgaatgtgtgtgtgtgtgtgtgtgtgtgtgtgtgtgtgtgcgcgtgcacgcgcgcgtgtgcacactaGAGTTTACCTTGAATGTCTTCAATTGCTTTCCAacttatattttaagatagagtCACAAATTCGAAGCTCTTGGGGTTCAGCCAAGCTGTCTCTGGAAACTCCGGGCATCCCCATCTCTGCGTTCCCAGAAGTGAGATAAGAGAcacacgccaccatgcccagctcttgtcCATAagtgttggggatctgaactcctcTATGCTTCTACAATacacactttaccaactgagccatctccctgccccttGTACATCtattttcatgtgtctgtgtatctgtgtcctTGGTCATCATTGTGTCtaaatgtgcatgtgtctgcacatATGAGCATCTTAGGTCAACATCCATATATTGTGTACATGTCCTTCTTGTGTTTCCAAGTGTGCTCATCTTACCAcctttcttttaagttttctggaaaaaagatttcatgtagtccaggttggcccatgtagctaaggatgatcttaaattcctcatcctcctgtttctgcctctctagcGTTCCTCAgctatgtgccactgtgctcaagTGTGTAACTGAGGTTATATTTTGTTGGCATAGATGTACCCATGTatttgtatatgggtgttttctgggctctgtgtgtgtgtgctccctccctccctccatctctccctccctccccttccctccccctctccctctgactccccttccattcccctcccctccttgcctcccctccccaccctctctcctctcgtccttccctcttcttctcttcctctcctcttctcctctctctccctctctcctctctctccctctctcttctctctctgttcctctcacCCCACctctcatgtttgtgtgtgtgtgtgtgtgtgtgtgtgtgtgtgtgtgtgtgtgtgtgtgtgtgtttgagtatggAATGGCTAGATGAATTGTAGATGCCCTCACCCCACTATGAAGTTATGACAAGATATTGTTGGGGCCCAGGCCATCACTAGGTTGGTGACTCAGCCCTCATGGCGGAGGCCATAAACCCAGCAGGTCCCCACGCACAGCCTGTGAGGCTGTCACTGGGCCCTGAGTCTGCCTGGTTTTAGAGCCCAGAGACTGTGTGTCCCTGACTCCCCTCCTCCAACACTGGAACCAGCTGGAGCCTCCCACAGCCCACATGGAGCCCCTGCCGGGCTATGGACAGCCCCGAGGCCTGTTATACAGGACTACATGGGTGCAGCTGCACTCCAGGGCCAGCAAAACTGCAACATGGATGCCCACTGAGAAGCACAAATGGACACTGGGGTAGTGGATGGCTGCCAGACCCTGAGTGGCCATCCTCTCCTCATACCAAGCTGGGCTTTGGAAGGACATCTTCAAGCTCAGGACTGCCATCTGTctgccctctccagcccctagcaaCTCACAGGGTCTGGGCTCCTGAGGTATAAAGCAAGGGGTTGATGCTAATAGGGCCATGGCATACAGTTGCACAGTTGCGTACTGAACAAATATCTGGCtgagtgacagcatgtgctgggaGCCAGGCTAGATTCTGCCTTGCAGGCGAGGAGCTCCAGTGCCCAGTTGACCCATCTTGCCACATTATTTGCTCACTGGGCACTGTGCTTAATCGGGTATCCCTGTAACAGACAACTTGTTCTcattctccaaaaagaaaaaaaaagaaaagaaaaaaaaaagatgtgtctTCCTCTGATTGCGTGGCTGGAGGGAAACCTAGCCTTTGCCATGAGCCCTCCACCCCGTGCTAGTGTCTAGTTGCCCATCTAGCCCCTCCATCTCTCTGGCATTCTTCCTGACCTGTCCCTATAGACCTCTCTCCTCTGAGGCCATCAGTGGGAGCAAAAAGTCCTGCTTTAAGCAATGTTCCCATTTTAGAGTGGCAGCCAGACCTAGGAAATTCAGTAACTGGACTGTCACCCCCACCTAccttctgccccctcccacccGCACCCCAACCGGAGTGATCACTATCCTAGACAGCACAAGCTGAGGGGCATATTTCAACAGGGCGAGAAGCTGAGTATGGACGCACCTTCCTTACACTGTGACTCATATGCTCCAAGTCCCCTGACTCCGAATCCAGCCCTGAATCCTCTACCAAACACACCCTAGCTCGACACCTTTGCCCAGCACCACCCTGCCCCACAGTGACTGCAATACCATGCTGGTTCAGGGGTCTTTATTTCCTTAGTAAAGCAACTGGGGGAATCTTGTGGAACATAGGGAAAGCAGCTTGTCCCATCATGGCAAACCTGGGTGGATGGAGCAAAGATAAGGTCTGAGAGAGGACCTGAGGGCCGCTCTGAACactcaacagaaacaaaaggccTCCTGACTCCCATCCCTCAAGCCTTACTTAACCCAGGGCTTGGGAAGAGAGCTGGCCAATGATGCTGTCCCCCTGGGGAGTAGGTGCAAGAGGGTATCCTGTCCCCTTACCCTCCAGACTCAGCTGGGAGGCCCGTATCGGTTGCTATGAGGTGTGTCTCGATAGAAGGGGTCAACCGAAGTCAAGGTTCtgcaagaagaaaggaaactgatAGAAGGAAGGGTGACCAGGCctgagcctgtctctgcctccctcaccaAGATCCCAAGAACTAGCCAGGGCCAGGCAAGGACAGCCAAGCCACAGACATTCTCTGCCTGCCAACTGGAGCCTTTACCGTCCAAGCTGAGGTTTTGAAGAACTGAGCAGGAGTCACAGGAGGGGCGGGCTCACAGTTCATTCATCTTTAAACTCATTGCCCGCAGCCCTGCCACCATGGTGGAGGTGCAGGGGAAGGAGCCACTAGACAGAGCTGAGGGGACGAATTTGGGCGGgtaggaggccagaggccagagatcaagACTAGGTGGAGGAGGCTGCAAAGTGAGGTAGGGGGGACAGGGCAGAGCTGAGGGGAACATAACTACCTTCCCACGTGAGGGTGCAGGTGCCGCAGCGTCTCCGTGGGGTTAGAGGTGGTGTCCATGCAGGTCACTGGCTCGTTGAGGGCGTAGCCTCCTGTTTTCTGCGGCTGGATGCCACCTCGAGTCCAGCCTTCTCGGTCCAGCCCCTTGGGGATGCTCTCGTAGTACCTAGTATGGTGCCAGGGCTCTTGGCTACAGCGCACCTCTTTCTGAGGCCTGTCCCCCCACTTCACTACCAACAGATCTTGGCCCTTGGGGCTCTccagtcttcttgcctctgcccaTAAGTCTCCTCTGCCTGTCACAGCTGAGCCCTTGTCTACCAAGGACACTCACTCAGGAAGCCTGTCCCTGTTCCTGGAGCTGAGTAACTTTACCTCGTTCCAAAtaggtaggagagggaggggctgcctGACAAGCCAGAGACTTGGAATGAATACTTGGGTATTGGGGGCCAGTGCACGTGTGCTGGGAGAAAGCCTGGCTCTCCCCACTCTAGAACTCTGCCCCCGCCCCAAGACCACTTCCTATTGGagtgtaattctagcacttgggagcagagacagagggaacgATTGCCACAAGCGCCAGTCTAATCCACAGAGaaagtgccaggccagccagggccatatagcaagactgtctcaaaagaagggggaggagggccagagagaagagatgcctcagcctttaagagcattgattgctcttccacaggacctgggctcaattcccagcacccacatggcagttcataacagtctataactccaagatctgacaccctcacacagacacatacatataggcaaaaacaccaatgcacataaaataaagataaataaaatatattttaaaagatttatttatttattattatgcatacagtactctgcctgcatgtacacctccgggtcagaagagggcatcagatcacattatagatggttgtgagcccccatgtggttgctgggaattgaactcaggacctctggaagagcagtcagtgctcttaacctctgagccatccctccagccccaataaaatattttttaaaaagaaaaaggtattatgttttctttttgcttctcctAAGTGTCCTTCCCACCCAGCCCTAGTCTCAGAAGCGGTTCCCATGACTCTTGGGAGCACTGAGCTTACCTGCTGAGGGAGCACTCAGCTTACCCAGCATGTGATGGATACAGTACCTTAGCAACTGATGTTCTTGTCGCAGTGCCCTGCATTAGTTACCCTGCCCAAGCCCACCAGCCTAGCCCTGGCATCTTGCTCTGCCTGTCTGGGTGAGAGCTCCTGTTGAGTTGATAGAGCCTGTTTCTCCTGAGCAAGGAACCCCCATAAGGCTTAATGTCACTTACTGTGGGGACAGCTTTTTAAGCAGTGACTGCCCTGGCTCTCTCACTCTTAAGCTGGGGCAGCTCAGAGCTCTGTGCCTTACAGCTGTTTAGAGTTTATGCCACAGGATAGCTGACCTTGTAACACCCCATCACCATCCTCTCTTCTGTTCGTGTAACTTCCACATGCCCCCCAAAGCCCGCTCTCCCAGTAAAGGGGCCATATATGATGGCCAGCTGAAGGTCTGTGTCTGGGGGAGTTCGGTGTGGGTCTTGGTTCTCCTTCCATGGTTATGCCCTTAGAACTTGCTGTCTAATTCATATTTAGTCTGTCAAATGGGTCTCGGCTTTTAGTCAGGAAGGGAGCCTCACCCTTGGTTGTAGGTAGTCAGGTACCGTTGATCTCTGTCAGAATCATAGTTGCTCCGGACATAGCTGGGGTTGTTAAGAGTGAACCCTGTGGGCTCCTGCACAAGATGAAGATGGTGGAAGGTCAGGACTCAGGAGCATCGTTTGGGGTCAGGGATGGGTGAGACAGCCTTACCTTGTTCCCCACAGACTCCCTGCCAAGCAGGGCAACATTTGTCTGTTGCATCCGCTGGGGTGGCTGGTAAGGCCTGTGGCTCATGCTGGCTGGCTGTGGGTTTGGAGTAGGCATCTGTAGGGAGGAGAACCACAAGGCaagaggctggctggctggctgaggtCATATAATGGAGGAAGGATGGGCAGAGGTGCTTCTACCCCCTGCCAAGATATTCCATGTTTCAAAGTACATAGCTCCGTTCCAGCCCCCAGCTTTACACTCCATCTGTGACACCCTtcatctatctctgcctcttcccACTCTTTCCTGCTGGGCCCTTGTCACTCACTCTGGGGTTCAAGGTCCTTTCATTCACTCGGCTGTATCCTGTCTCCCAATCAGAGCCTCTGGCCAGCACAGGGAGGAATTCGCTTCCCTGGAAGGGTCAAAGCAGCTGTGAGTACCACCCTTTCTCAGTCCCAAGCCATGTGCATCTGTCCCCACAGGTGGCCCCAGCCCCCTCGTAACACAGAGCTTACCTGAGGATGACTTATAGGGAGGTAGTCCGACTTGGTGACACTCCGTCCCGGGTGGAGGACCTGGCGAGGGATGTACAGTGGGAAATCAGCCTAGCCTTGCCCCCTTGTCCTCAGTGGCTCCCACACCCTCTGATTCCAGGCCCCACTGTGTCAAGTATGCAGAAGAGCTCTGTATAGATAGATGTGGCTGGGCTGACTGAGGAATAGGTAGAATCTGGGTGGAATGAGCAAGCCCATGGTCCTGAATGGGAGCCAGCAGGGGAGGTTCCCAGCTGGGCCCTGCCCCTTTATGTACGTGGACCTCAGCATTCTCATCTATAAAGCAGGGCTCTTAACCATGGTAGTGGCGTTCTCTCATGCTCTTTCATTCCATACTTGACTGGAGGGCTTTGTGTCAGAAGTTTAAAAAGTAACTACAGCCCCCCAGTGTTGAGAATTTTGATGCTCCTGAGATGGCACTTACAGGGTCCCCGGGAAGTGCCTGTGAGGGTGCCTGGAAGGCAATGGGATTCTTGGTGGATTCTTCGGTGAAGCCAGACTCTTCTTTGGAACCAATTGTCTTCTTGTGCAAGAGATCTGCAAAAGGCACAGTCCTCTGTGCTTAACGGGGCCACTTAAGTATCCCAACAGGAGAGGAACGGGCTCAGGGCTCTCGGCCAGCCCAGCAGAGGGATGAGTGGAAACCAACAGGCCAGGAGTGGCTGTGGTGAGGCCCAAGGGAACCTGCTACAGCTGCAGGACAGGGCACTGAAGTCGTCAGCCCAAAGACACAGCTCCTTCAAGCCACCTGTTTGtctgtcctccttcctctccttggtGGCTTCTGAGAACTGTACTAGCTCCAGCTCCCCAGGACTTTCTCCTAGGGAACGGAGAAGGGGAAGCTAGGAGGGCCTACCTGGATGGTTCGGAGTCTCCTTGATATACTTGGAATTGTACTCAGACGTCATGAAGCGTGGGCCCTGGAACATACAAGGCAAAGACAACAGGAGCACAGTGGGCCAGGGTGGAAGGCAGGCATCCCAGGAGGGTGGTGGGAGCTCTTTGGATGTGTGAACTCCCAGGTAGCCTGGAGGG is a window of Acomys russatus chromosome 5, mAcoRus1.1, whole genome shotgun sequence DNA encoding:
- the Ppp1r32 gene encoding protein phosphatase 1 regulatory subunit 32 isoform X1, whose protein sequence is MEIKDVKCLAQGALPHSIMMGKLPLGVASPYVKMSSGGCSDPLKFYATSYCTAYGREEFKPRMGSHVGTGYKSNYRPLVSYQPQLDTVDNPAMGEQIRDTSKSVATQSYRPLEVPDGKQPLPWNLYQTTSAYGREKLNTGPLSKEVRKVHFDTQDHGPQTITGLEPKEVPLLHQRQDKGSMEWENSHYGPRFMTSEYNSKYIKETPNHPDLLHKKTIGSKEESGFTEESTKNPIAFQAPSQALPGDPVLHPGRSVTKSDYLPISHPQGSEFLPVLARGSDWETGYSRVNERTLNPRMPTPNPQPASMSHRPYQPPQRMQQTNVALLGRESVGNKEPTGFTLNNPSYVRSNYDSDRDQRYLTTYNQGYYESIPKGLDREGWTRGGIQPQKTGGYALNEPVTCMDTTSNPTETLRHLHPHVGRTLTSVDPFYRDTPHSNRYGPPS
- the Ppp1r32 gene encoding protein phosphatase 1 regulatory subunit 32 isoform X2 → MMGKLPLGVASPYVKMSSGGCSDPLKFYATSYCTAYGREEFKPRMGSHVGTGYKSNYRPLVSYQPQLDTVDNPAMGEQIRDTSKSVATQSYRPLEVPDGKQPLPWNLYQTTSAYGREKLNTGPLSKEVRKVHFDTQDHGPQTITGLEPKEVPLLHQRQDKGSMEWENSHYGPRFMTSEYNSKYIKETPNHPDLLHKKTIGSKEESGFTEESTKNPIAFQAPSQALPGDPVLHPGRSVTKSDYLPISHPQGSEFLPVLARGSDWETGYSRVNERTLNPRMPTPNPQPASMSHRPYQPPQRMQQTNVALLGRESVGNKEPTGFTLNNPSYVRSNYDSDRDQRYLTTYNQGYYESIPKGLDREGWTRGGIQPQKTGGYALNEPVTCMDTTSNPTETLRHLHPHVGRTLTSVDPFYRDTPHSNRYGPPS